The Oryzihumus leptocrescens sequence GCCCTGCCGATCCTGTATGCCGACCGGCTGGTCGGGAAGCTCGACGCTGCCGCCGACCTGAAGGCGGGGGTGCTCCGGGTCAACGCGGTCCACGAGGACGTCGCCTTCACCCCGGCCATGCGTGCCGAGGTCGACCGGGAGGTCGCCGACCTGGCCTGGATGCTGGAGCTGGAGCTCGACCGATAGGGGCGTCTGCGTGTGCTGTGGGCAGTTCCGGACGGGGTTCGTCCGGAAGCGGCTCTAGCATCGCCTCGTGGCCGGCAGCCCGTCCGGCCGTGACATGGGGTCGGCCACCGTCGGCCGTCCGCCACAGAGGGGAGAGCCGCAGCGATGGCTGAGGTCGTGTTGTTCCACCACGCGCAGGGACTGACCGAGGGGGTCGTGGCGTTCGCCGACCGGTTGCGGGACGCCGGGCACACCGTGCACACCCCCGACCTGTATGACGGGCACACGTTCGCGAACCTGGAGGAGGGGATCGGCTACGCGCAGCAGGTCGGCTTCGAGACCATCCAGGAGCGCGTGGTCCAGGCGGCGACCGACCTGCCCACCGAGGTCGTGTATGCCGGGATCTCCCTCGGGGTCATGGCCGCGCAGCGGCTGACGCAGACCCGGCCGGG is a genomic window containing:
- a CDS encoding dienelactone hydrolase family protein, producing the protein MAEVVLFHHAQGLTEGVVAFADRLRDAGHTVHTPDLYDGHTFANLEEGIGYAQQVGFETIQERVVQAATDLPTEVVYAGISLGVMAAQRLTQTRPGARGAVLMEACVPPSEFGMPWPAGVPVQVHGMDADPFFAGEGDIEAARVLVKEVEDGELFVYPGDRHLFIDSSLTSYDADASAQVTERVLDFLTRV